The Candidatus Aminicenantes bacterium genome has a window encoding:
- a CDS encoding glycosyltransferase family 4 protein — protein sequence MNVHQFATSLASGDAISDEMLEIRDVLRSSGFASEIFVHGYDPATAKHVRDYREYKALSSPDNVVLFHFSIGSPVSKMAFRVPDRKIMIYHNITPHDFFLDNNRILARECYRGRLELGLFKDKVKLAVGDSEFNRLELEAVGYQETGVLPILMNFDKFDGRADPVVEKLLAGRKTTILFVGRVIPNKRPEDVLKVFNFYQKIFNPESRLILAGDYRGQDRYVAALQDFIGRFGLKDVHLTGHTTFPELLAYYRAADVYLSMSEHEGFGVPLLEAFYQKIPVVAYAAGAVEETMNGGGILLRRKDFAGTAAVIDRLIADAPLRERIVAGQLEALRKYARPNVTRILLEHIERASRL from the coding sequence ATGAACGTCCACCAGTTCGCCACGTCGCTGGCCTCCGGCGACGCCATCTCGGACGAGATGCTGGAGATCCGCGACGTCCTGCGGTCGAGCGGCTTTGCCTCCGAGATCTTCGTCCACGGCTACGATCCGGCCACGGCCAAGCATGTCCGCGACTACCGCGAGTACAAGGCTTTGTCTTCGCCCGACAACGTCGTCCTGTTCCATTTCTCGATCGGTTCGCCCGTTTCCAAGATGGCCTTCCGGGTCCCCGACCGGAAGATCATGATCTACCACAACATCACCCCGCATGACTTCTTCCTGGACAACAACCGCATCCTGGCCCGCGAGTGCTACCGCGGCCGGCTGGAGCTCGGCCTGTTCAAAGACAAGGTCAAGCTGGCCGTGGGCGACTCGGAGTTCAACCGCCTCGAGCTCGAAGCGGTCGGCTATCAAGAGACCGGCGTCCTGCCCATCCTGATGAACTTCGACAAGTTCGACGGCCGGGCCGACCCCGTGGTCGAAAAGCTCCTGGCCGGGCGCAAGACGACTATTCTTTTCGTCGGGCGGGTCATCCCCAACAAGAGGCCCGAGGACGTCCTGAAGGTGTTTAATTTCTATCAGAAGATCTTCAACCCCGAATCCCGGCTTATCCTGGCCGGCGACTATCGGGGGCAGGACCGCTATGTGGCGGCCCTGCAGGACTTCATCGGGCGCTTCGGCCTGAAAGACGTCCACTTGACCGGCCATACGACCTTTCCGGAGCTTCTGGCTTACTACCGGGCCGCGGATGTCTACTTGAGCATGAGCGAGCACGAGGGCTTCGGCGTCCCTTTGCTGGAGGCCTTCTATCAGAAGATCCCCGTCGTCGCTTATGCCGCCGGCGCCGTCGAAGAGACCATGAACGGCGGCGGCATCCTCTTGCGGCGCAAGGACTTCGCCGGGACGGCGGCGGTGATCGACCGGCTGATCGCCGACGCGCCCCTCCGCGAGAGGATCGTAGCGGGCCAGCTTGAAGCCCTGCGGAAGTATGCCCGCCCGAACGTGACCCGCATCCTGCTCGAGCATATCGAGAGGGCGAGCCGGTTATGA